Proteins encoded by one window of Elephas maximus indicus isolate mEleMax1 chromosome 5, mEleMax1 primary haplotype, whole genome shotgun sequence:
- the LOC126077533 gene encoding afadin- and alpha-actinin-binding protein-like, with translation MKWEVVFSQQEPDGLTQFFLLFPCGYHLSSPLQETIALDCSALWEHWSCLKKETDVLKKQGQPAEEPLGREPTISFTDHDKELVQLRQEIQRSWDFIAWQQRCFQEQISSGEELPAHLRGSYFLEEEQRLKEAQALFAQEQAHFKVERHRFTEAAIRLGHARQRLEGERALFLKEQLLEFSLYSSSQANTLSSCLDLPGLQNRDPLSWCPVSCSNSGLSKSPGRCPCVPECYHTGGVYSLPHHPRGRVHWDCCKREGNDPNFPPDLLDGFLNSFL, from the exons ATGAAGTGGGAGGTGGTGTTCTCTCAGCAGGAGCCAGATGG GCTGACCCaatttttcctcctctttccctGTGGATACCATCTATCTTCCCCTCTCCAGGAAACTATAGCTTTGGATTGTAGTGCCTTGTGGGAACACTGGAGTTGCCTCAAGAAGGAAACAGATGTACTGAAGAAACAAG GCCAGCCTGCAGAGGAGCCTCTAGGTAGAGAACCCACAATCAGCTTCACTGACCATGACAAGGAGCTGGTCCAGCTGCGACAGGAGATTCAGAGGAGTTGGGACTTTATCGCCTGGCAACAGCGCTGCTTCCAG GAGCAGATTAGCTCTGGTGAGGAGTTGCCAGCCCACCTCCGAGGCTCATACTTTCTGGAGGAAGAGCAGAGGCTGAAGGAAGCTCAGGCCCTCTTTGCCCAGGAGCAGGCGCACTTTAAGGTGGAGAGACACCGCTTCACCGAAGCCGCCATTCGTCTGGGCCACGCG CGCCAGCGCTTAGAGGGGGAGCGGGCCCTCTTTttgaaggagcagctgctggaatTTTCTCTCTACAGTTCTTCCCAGGCAAATACCCTAAGTTCCTGTCTGGATTTACCAGGACTCCAAA ATAGGGACCCTCTATCTTGGTGCCCTGTTTCCTGTTCCAACTCTGGCCTCAGCAAAAGTCCAGGCAGGTGCCCTTGTGTCCCAGAATGTTACCACACTGGAGGGGTCTACTCACTTCCTCATCATCCACGTGGAAG AGTACACTGGGATTGCTGCAAACGGGAAGGAAATGATCCCAACTTTCCACCTGATTTGCTAGATGGCTTCCTGAACAGTTTCCTCTGA